Proteins encoded together in one Kutzneria kofuensis window:
- a CDS encoding nSTAND1 domain-containing NTPase, with amino-acid sequence MPRAERPLELDGSALAEFAADLRKLREQAGRPPYRELAARAHFSHTTLSDAAGGRRVPSLAVTLAFVRCCGGDAAEWERRWRALRAELDARSAAPDDAVAGAPYVGLASYEVADADRYVGREQLVSDLAARVRRQPFTAVFGPSGSGKSSALRAGLIPALSGDRRVVLCTPGADPMAALDGTADADVIVVDQFEELFTLCGDESERERFIAALLDAADERHVVIGVRADFYPHCAQHSGLVAAMRDAQVTVGPMTTDELRRAIVAPAARAQCSVEGALLATLMSEAAGRPAILPLLSHALLETWRRRAGAKLTLAGYESAGGIAHALARTADSVFDGFSNAQQKIARDLFVRLCVLGEGTEDTRRRVPRAELDQGADHDTVIARLVDARLVVADRESVEITHEALIRSWPRLGRWLTEGRDGLRIHRMLTEATATWEAMDRDPSTLYRGARLEQALQWRETAESSLSERERQFLDAGERGRHAELAVTRRRTRRLRLLMAAVVVCALVAAVAAVVAGTERTTALRQRDDALFQQVLAESDWLRDRDPSLSAQLALVARRMRPTDDSVRTRLLSTQTATLATSVGSHGGNVYSASFSPDGAILASGGADDVVRLWGLRTSSGRAESLGTLPNDQGGWLSAVVFSPVGPVLATTGKAGTVQLWDVTDPKRPTRFGAPIAAIGGSVYSVAFSSDGRLLATANNDGTIGLWNVADPAAPRSVAVFHGHAGVVASVAFSSDGRLLVSGGGDKTVRLWDLRDLEHPVPLHDPMGGPDLLVHSVAISPDNRYVAAGSLDGTVRIWDVATGAPAGVPLTGHTAAVWMVAFSHDGSMLASGSTDGTARLWNMSDPAHPAPLPRATAGGDVYTVAFAPDDTRLVTGSSDGVVQLWSLPGGVLLGHRSTVDAVAFRHDGGLLATGGLDGAVRLWLTKDRGRPRLAAEIPPPAGPAAVCNTDCTDIEMSSDGRVLAVLSQAKVLRLWDISTPTRPVPLGDGFTVKTPLRAAFAFSSDGRTLAVPEDENAVQLWDVTDPRLPVPVGRVTAAIGGNAIAFSPDGKLLAAVDDDHSIRLWDVTNRSAPRAVGQLHGHTNDVVTIAFSPDGHTLASGGADQTVWLWDVPNPTRAMVLQGHTRSVSAIAFSPDGRTLASDSTDETIRLWNVADRAHPTALGAPMAALTSRGAGIAYSPDGAYLAVTDDADAVRLLDLDVDHAVQRICGTTDTPTTDQWIRYLPTLPYDPPCAG; translated from the coding sequence ATGCCGCGTGCCGAACGACCGCTGGAGCTGGACGGCTCCGCGCTCGCCGAATTCGCCGCCGACCTGCGGAAACTGCGGGAACAGGCGGGCCGCCCGCCGTACCGGGAGCTGGCCGCACGGGCGCATTTCTCGCACACGACGTTGTCCGACGCCGCCGGCGGCCGCCGCGTGCCGAGCCTCGCGGTCACGCTGGCGTTCGTGCGCTGCTGCGGCGGCGACGCGGCCGAATGGGAACGACGCTGGCGCGCGCTCCGCGCCGAGTTGGACGCCCGGTCCGCCGCGCCGGACGACGCCGTCGCGGGGGCCCCGTACGTCGGGTTGGCCAGCTACGAGGTCGCCGACGCCGATCGGTACGTCGGCCGCGAGCAGCTGGTGTCGGACCTGGCCGCCCGGGTGCGCCGGCAGCCGTTCACGGCGGTGTTCGGGCCGTCCGGCTCGGGCAAGTCGTCGGCGCTGCGGGCCGGCCTGATCCCGGCGCTGTCCGGGGACCGGCGGGTCGTCCTGTGCACGCCCGGCGCCGACCCGATGGCCGCCCTCGACGGCACGGCGGACGCGGACGTGATCGTCGTCGACCAGTTCGAGGAGCTGTTCACGCTCTGCGGCGACGAGTCCGAGCGCGAGCGGTTCATCGCCGCGCTGCTCGACGCCGCCGACGAGCGCCACGTGGTGATCGGGGTGCGCGCGGACTTCTATCCGCACTGCGCGCAGCACTCCGGCCTGGTGGCGGCCATGCGGGACGCGCAGGTGACCGTGGGCCCGATGACCACGGACGAGCTGCGGCGCGCGATCGTCGCGCCGGCGGCGAGGGCCCAGTGCAGCGTCGAGGGCGCGCTGCTGGCCACCCTGATGTCGGAGGCGGCGGGCCGGCCGGCCATCCTGCCGCTGCTGTCCCACGCCCTGCTGGAGACGTGGCGTCGGCGCGCCGGCGCGAAGCTCACCCTGGCCGGGTACGAGAGCGCGGGCGGCATCGCGCACGCGCTGGCGCGGACGGCCGACAGCGTGTTCGACGGCTTCAGCAACGCGCAGCAGAAGATCGCCCGGGACCTGTTCGTACGACTGTGCGTGCTGGGGGAGGGCACCGAGGACACGCGCCGCCGCGTGCCCAGGGCCGAGCTCGACCAGGGCGCCGACCACGACACCGTGATCGCCCGGCTGGTCGACGCCCGACTGGTCGTCGCCGACCGGGAGTCGGTGGAGATCACCCACGAGGCGCTGATCCGCAGCTGGCCCCGGCTGGGCCGGTGGCTGACCGAGGGCCGGGACGGCCTGCGGATCCATCGGATGCTGACCGAGGCCACCGCGACGTGGGAGGCGATGGACCGGGATCCGTCGACGCTGTACCGCGGGGCGCGGCTGGAGCAGGCCCTGCAGTGGCGCGAGACGGCCGAGTCCTCGCTGTCCGAGCGGGAACGCCAGTTCCTGGACGCCGGCGAGCGTGGCCGGCACGCCGAGCTCGCGGTGACCCGGCGGCGGACCCGGCGATTACGGCTGCTGATGGCCGCTGTCGTCGTGTGCGCCCTCGTCGCCGCCGTCGCGGCGGTGGTGGCCGGCACGGAGCGGACCACCGCGCTCCGCCAGCGTGACGACGCGCTGTTCCAACAGGTTCTGGCGGAATCGGACTGGTTGCGGGACCGGGACCCGTCGCTGTCCGCACAGCTGGCGCTCGTCGCCCGCCGGATGCGCCCGACCGACGACTCCGTGCGCACCCGACTGCTCAGCACCCAGACCGCCACCCTCGCGACCAGTGTCGGCAGCCACGGCGGCAACGTCTACTCGGCGTCGTTCAGCCCGGACGGCGCGATCCTCGCCTCGGGCGGCGCCGACGACGTCGTGCGGCTCTGGGGCCTGCGCACCTCGTCCGGCCGCGCGGAGTCGCTCGGGACGCTGCCCAACGACCAGGGCGGCTGGCTCAGCGCGGTCGTGTTCAGCCCGGTCGGTCCCGTGCTGGCCACCACCGGCAAGGCCGGCACCGTGCAGCTGTGGGACGTCACCGACCCGAAACGACCCACCCGGTTCGGCGCGCCGATCGCCGCCATCGGCGGCAGCGTCTACTCGGTGGCGTTCAGCTCGGACGGCCGGTTGCTCGCGACGGCGAACAACGACGGCACCATCGGGCTGTGGAACGTCGCCGACCCCGCGGCGCCTCGGTCCGTCGCCGTGTTCCACGGCCACGCCGGCGTGGTGGCGTCGGTCGCGTTCAGCTCCGACGGCCGGCTGCTCGTCTCCGGCGGTGGCGACAAGACGGTCCGGCTGTGGGACCTGCGGGACCTGGAACACCCCGTCCCGTTGCACGATCCCATGGGCGGCCCCGACCTGCTCGTGCACTCCGTGGCGATCAGCCCCGACAACCGGTACGTCGCGGCGGGCAGCCTGGACGGCACCGTGCGGATCTGGGACGTCGCCACCGGCGCGCCGGCCGGCGTCCCGCTGACCGGGCACACCGCCGCCGTCTGGATGGTGGCGTTCAGCCACGACGGGTCGATGCTCGCGAGCGGCAGCACCGACGGCACGGCCCGGCTGTGGAACATGTCCGATCCGGCCCACCCGGCGCCGCTGCCCCGGGCCACCGCCGGCGGGGACGTCTACACCGTCGCCTTCGCCCCCGACGACACCCGCCTGGTCACCGGGAGCTCGGACGGCGTCGTCCAGCTGTGGTCGCTGCCCGGTGGAGTGCTGCTCGGGCACCGCAGCACCGTGGACGCCGTCGCCTTCCGGCACGACGGCGGGCTCCTCGCCACCGGCGGCCTCGACGGCGCCGTGCGGCTGTGGCTCACCAAGGACCGGGGGCGGCCGCGGCTCGCCGCCGAGATCCCGCCGCCCGCCGGGCCGGCGGCGGTCTGCAACACCGACTGCACCGACATCGAGATGAGCTCCGACGGGCGGGTGCTGGCCGTGTTGAGCCAGGCCAAGGTCCTCCGGCTCTGGGACATCAGCACGCCCACCCGGCCGGTGCCGCTGGGCGACGGGTTCACCGTCAAGACGCCGCTGCGGGCCGCCTTCGCGTTCAGCTCGGACGGCCGCACGCTGGCCGTGCCCGAGGACGAGAACGCCGTGCAGCTCTGGGATGTGACCGACCCTCGCCTTCCGGTCCCCGTCGGCCGCGTCACCGCGGCCATCGGCGGCAACGCCATCGCCTTCAGTCCCGACGGCAAGCTGCTCGCCGCGGTCGACGACGATCACAGCATCCGGCTGTGGGACGTCACCAACCGCTCCGCGCCACGGGCCGTCGGACAGCTGCACGGCCACACCAACGACGTCGTGACCATCGCGTTCAGTCCGGACGGCCACACGCTGGCCAGCGGCGGCGCGGACCAGACCGTGTGGCTGTGGGACGTGCCGAATCCGACCCGGGCCATGGTCCTGCAGGGCCACACCCGGTCCGTCTCGGCGATCGCGTTCAGCCCCGACGGCCGCACCCTCGCCAGCGACAGCACCGACGAGACCATCCGGCTGTGGAACGTCGCCGACCGGGCCCATCCGACCGCGCTCGGCGCCCCGATGGCCGCCCTGACCAGCCGCGGCGCCGGCATCGCCTACAGCCCGGACGGCGCCTACCTCGCCGTCACCGACGACGCGGACGCCGTCCGCCTGCTCGATCTCGACGTGGACCACGCCGTGCAGCGGATCTGCGGCACCACCGACACACCCACCACCGACCAGTGGATCCGCTACCTGCCGACGCTGCCCTACGACCCGCCCTGCGCCGGCTGA
- a CDS encoding TetR/AcrR family transcriptional regulator, with translation MAELTAVQRQRRQVTIDALLDAAERGMIEHGLGVSMDDIATLAQVARRTVFRYFATREDLLSAAVDASCAKHLRSVPEYTGDDWHTWLADVALVRHQANLQAGHLHREFTARPLPARLAQAYARYQEELHRFFRSVADSVWRAAGGDGSTPQPLQQTVAAHLSPMFTQAVVVDAGGTAELAADMAVEAVTATVRRLVGQ, from the coding sequence GTGGCAGAGCTCACCGCCGTGCAGCGGCAACGGCGCCAGGTCACCATCGACGCGCTGCTCGACGCGGCCGAGCGCGGCATGATCGAGCACGGGCTCGGCGTCAGCATGGACGACATCGCCACGCTGGCCCAGGTCGCCCGCCGGACCGTGTTCCGCTACTTCGCCACCCGCGAGGACCTGCTCAGCGCCGCCGTCGACGCCTCGTGCGCCAAGCACCTGCGCTCCGTGCCCGAATACACCGGCGACGACTGGCACACCTGGCTCGCCGACGTCGCCCTCGTCCGACACCAGGCCAACCTGCAGGCCGGCCACCTCCACCGGGAATTCACCGCGCGCCCCCTGCCCGCCCGCCTCGCCCAGGCCTACGCCCGATATCAGGAGGAACTGCACCGCTTCTTCCGCAGCGTCGCCGACTCCGTCTGGCGCGCCGCGGGCGGCGACGGCTCCACACCGCAGCCGTTGCAGCAGACCGTCGCCGCACACCTGAGCCCGATGTTCACCCAGGCCGTCGTCGTCGACGCCGGGGGCACCGCCGAACTCGCCGCCGACATGGCCGTCGAGGCCGTCACCGCCACTGTGCGCCGACTGGTCGGGCAATGA
- a CDS encoding SDR family NAD(P)-dependent oxidoreductase, which yields MDLQLAGRRAVVTGGSRGIGFAVGRALAQEGAAVALVSRNAESVAAQATRLSAETGAQVIGVAADTADDGSVTAMAETVIARLGGVDILVNNAAPVMSAVSGEDQLEEQINVKVRGYLRCVRAFTPGMTERRWGRVINVAGLAARQAVSVTGSIRNVAIAAMTRNLADELGPRGVNVTVVHPGATRTEAMQWAVQQQAEATGRSLEEIERRYADSISIGRVIEPAEVASVVAFLASPLSVAINGDAVCVGGGAKGAIHY from the coding sequence ATGGATCTGCAGTTGGCCGGCCGCCGCGCGGTGGTGACCGGAGGAAGCCGGGGGATCGGGTTCGCGGTCGGACGGGCGCTCGCGCAGGAGGGGGCGGCCGTGGCGCTGGTGTCGCGGAACGCGGAAAGCGTTGCGGCGCAAGCGACCCGGCTGAGCGCGGAGACGGGTGCGCAGGTCATCGGGGTCGCCGCCGACACCGCCGACGACGGGTCCGTGACGGCCATGGCCGAGACGGTGATCGCCCGCCTCGGCGGCGTGGACATCCTGGTCAACAACGCCGCCCCGGTGATGTCGGCGGTGTCCGGAGAAGACCAGCTGGAGGAGCAGATCAACGTCAAGGTCCGCGGCTACCTGCGCTGCGTGCGGGCCTTCACGCCGGGCATGACCGAGCGCCGCTGGGGGCGGGTCATCAACGTCGCGGGTCTCGCCGCGCGGCAGGCGGTGTCGGTGACCGGATCCATTCGCAACGTCGCGATCGCCGCCATGACAAGGAATCTGGCCGACGAACTCGGTCCGCGGGGCGTCAACGTGACGGTGGTGCACCCCGGGGCCACCCGCACCGAGGCCATGCAGTGGGCCGTCCAGCAGCAGGCCGAGGCGACCGGGCGCAGCCTCGAGGAGATCGAGCGCCGGTACGCCGACTCCATCTCCATCGGACGCGTGATCGAGCCGGCGGAGGTGGCGTCGGTGGTCGCCTTCCTCGCCAGCCCGCTCAGCGTTGCGATCAACGGCGACGCGGTCTGTGTCGGCGGCGGCGCCAAGGGCGCGATCCACTACTGA
- a CDS encoding LamG-like jellyroll fold domain-containing protein, translated as MTAVDRMAGHLTAPFGRGADRMDLTFADRRGTVAAYDFREHIARFGALPKPRYVLSARVDVTAETVVVTHYDVPGGSAHTCTITVPAGTLAGGSFMLPLGADAATAVLRSVEFLPPPQGEANSVAREWRLSVLLGDLAALLWTIGTERDVLTAQLAKARKQRNLASAFGASLDLIGSDLGVPRLPPTPYIFDFDTIALYHLNDPANSTTVEDATELYRPGTGLRGAVDPGVALGGAGRFGTAASFDGTGGITVPDNHDFALGRGQSLTIECFAKPADGTWQGDLVRKQPADATKPGWALSVGDFGRGIPRNVRLVVSDGVATTTITLYADISLSTAEFHHIAGVVDRHLDEVRLYVDGRLRVRQDIGEFGEATNTEPVRIGAPGYRGALDEVRFSAVGLDRFHPVLGESDDSFVPRLALFREWKLPTRATIEELINKAVGDRVAGALFPFVVEDVDAPQFAGTLPVTIRPARLLPRESVDALGRRNVPEAAVCGTAADDPWYDPAMLIDGYDGRIAFYAGDPSRPRVSTLMRVATRKALWALADLLDSMGVPQHLAVMYGYEPGATDLRAVGRGLVLYHPDVPADRLAALAHKVGFSWVTHRPATDDVYASVADTTTVQIRDADGGSASRGEGFDVWEGGTFVLRTDPAPPADAVVRWSIIHYGPGRVELLDDPTLPRPMFHALKAGRLTVRAGVRRGGRTFTGSRQLRIGLEQVQANTSIGPDGARGVTESVAGTVDDAPFLPTYLTLFRDARVTGDPQALRMQPALAAILRAMLDMLITGGRTGAIHVRSGYNPDGTGLERVGRALTFDAGTVALNIESIAVLAHGAGFDYVRNTGSAIQVAHRAEDLVTISGPSEVEEGASSLLRVAPRAEPRAIAWDGTALCVLNAGTGTVSTVDPASGKVAATVKVGDDPIGIAAIPGLRYAFVAEGDSNTISTVDTGFGEIGAAIQLTEKPVAVVAHPTEDQIVIATTAKLVVMGFNFDVLSTVALPTPPTTLALDPTGATAWLGFADRTVRSVALSGTTVSAPVTMPDVVTDLAVSPTAVYAVSPGRLSIVDVPGRAVRSADNVGPAPRSVVYDATANAVYLSDATTGEVQVRTATGAETQPPRRVRLAGLVSDLFVVQNRLYATTVADPALGGTDAVAVLDPTANLAPLAFWALGSGYGERLAVSVRTGAQAVARLDGTTGHSVHLIAQQAGPVEVTARYTAPGVQPYTARVVLTPYLRQQENVAIPKEAYDLVMNVLSEFHPVGVEIDTSEIRKRVLELRADLLDVLPAYTFPTYRLRGPLPARTAQEDSQ; from the coding sequence ATGACCGCCGTAGACCGGATGGCCGGCCACCTCACGGCCCCCTTCGGCCGCGGCGCGGACCGGATGGACCTGACCTTCGCCGACCGCCGCGGCACGGTGGCGGCGTACGACTTCCGTGAGCACATCGCCCGGTTCGGCGCGCTGCCCAAGCCGCGCTACGTCCTGTCGGCCCGCGTCGACGTGACCGCGGAGACGGTTGTGGTGACGCACTACGACGTGCCCGGCGGCTCGGCGCATACCTGCACGATCACTGTGCCGGCGGGAACACTGGCCGGCGGCTCGTTCATGTTGCCGCTCGGCGCGGACGCGGCGACGGCCGTGCTGCGGTCGGTCGAGTTCCTGCCGCCGCCGCAGGGCGAGGCCAACTCGGTCGCGCGGGAGTGGCGGCTGAGCGTGCTGCTCGGCGACCTGGCCGCTCTACTGTGGACGATCGGCACGGAACGGGACGTGCTGACCGCGCAGTTGGCCAAGGCCCGCAAGCAGCGGAACCTGGCGAGCGCGTTCGGGGCGAGCCTCGACCTGATCGGGTCCGATCTCGGCGTGCCGCGGCTGCCGCCGACGCCGTACATCTTCGACTTCGACACGATCGCGCTCTACCACCTCAACGACCCGGCCAACAGCACGACCGTCGAGGACGCGACCGAGTTGTACCGGCCCGGCACCGGCCTGCGCGGCGCGGTCGACCCGGGGGTGGCGTTGGGCGGGGCGGGAAGGTTCGGCACCGCCGCGTCGTTCGACGGCACGGGCGGCATCACCGTTCCCGACAACCACGACTTCGCCCTCGGCCGCGGGCAGAGCCTCACCATCGAGTGCTTCGCCAAGCCGGCCGACGGCACCTGGCAGGGCGACCTCGTGCGCAAACAGCCGGCGGACGCCACCAAGCCCGGTTGGGCGCTGTCGGTGGGCGACTTCGGCCGCGGCATCCCGCGCAACGTGCGGCTGGTGGTCAGCGACGGCGTCGCCACGACCACGATCACGCTGTACGCCGACATCTCCTTGAGCACCGCGGAGTTCCACCACATCGCCGGCGTCGTCGACCGGCATCTCGACGAGGTTCGGCTCTACGTGGACGGTCGGCTGCGGGTCAGGCAGGACATCGGCGAGTTCGGCGAGGCCACCAACACCGAGCCGGTGCGGATCGGCGCCCCGGGATACCGGGGCGCGCTGGACGAAGTCCGGTTCAGCGCCGTCGGGCTGGACCGGTTCCACCCCGTGCTCGGTGAGAGCGACGACAGCTTCGTGCCGCGGCTGGCGCTGTTCCGCGAGTGGAAGCTGCCGACCAGGGCCACCATCGAGGAGTTGATCAACAAGGCGGTCGGCGACCGGGTCGCGGGCGCGCTGTTCCCGTTCGTCGTCGAGGACGTGGACGCGCCGCAGTTCGCCGGCACGCTGCCGGTGACGATCCGGCCGGCCCGGCTGCTGCCGCGCGAGTCGGTCGACGCACTGGGCCGGCGCAACGTGCCCGAGGCGGCGGTGTGCGGCACGGCGGCCGACGACCCGTGGTACGACCCGGCCATGCTGATCGACGGCTACGACGGGCGGATCGCCTTCTACGCCGGCGATCCGTCGCGACCGCGTGTCTCAACGCTGATGCGGGTTGCCACTCGCAAGGCGCTGTGGGCGCTGGCGGATCTGCTGGACAGCATGGGAGTTCCGCAGCATCTTGCCGTGATGTACGGGTACGAGCCGGGCGCGACCGACCTGCGGGCGGTCGGCCGGGGGCTGGTGCTGTACCACCCGGACGTGCCGGCCGACCGGCTGGCCGCGCTGGCGCACAAGGTCGGGTTCTCGTGGGTCACGCACCGGCCCGCCACCGACGACGTGTACGCCTCCGTCGCCGACACCACGACCGTGCAGATCCGTGACGCGGACGGCGGTTCCGCCAGCCGGGGCGAAGGGTTCGACGTGTGGGAGGGCGGCACGTTCGTGCTGCGCACGGATCCGGCGCCGCCGGCCGACGCCGTCGTGCGGTGGTCGATCATCCACTATGGACCCGGGCGGGTCGAGCTGCTGGACGACCCGACGCTGCCGCGGCCGATGTTCCACGCGCTCAAGGCCGGCCGGCTGACCGTGCGGGCCGGGGTGCGGCGCGGCGGGCGGACCTTCACCGGGTCCCGGCAGCTGCGCATCGGGCTCGAACAGGTGCAGGCCAACACGTCCATCGGCCCCGACGGCGCGCGCGGCGTCACCGAGTCCGTCGCCGGCACCGTGGACGACGCGCCGTTCCTGCCGACCTACCTGACCCTGTTCCGCGACGCGCGGGTCACCGGCGACCCGCAGGCGCTGCGCATGCAGCCGGCGCTGGCCGCCATCCTCAGGGCAATGCTGGACATGCTCATCACCGGCGGCCGGACCGGGGCCATCCACGTGCGGTCCGGCTACAACCCGGATGGGACGGGGTTGGAGCGGGTCGGTCGGGCGCTGACGTTCGACGCCGGAACCGTCGCGTTGAACATCGAGTCGATCGCGGTCCTGGCCCACGGCGCGGGTTTCGACTACGTGCGCAACACCGGCTCGGCGATCCAGGTCGCACACCGGGCCGAGGATCTGGTGACGATCAGCGGGCCGTCGGAGGTCGAGGAGGGCGCCAGCTCGCTGCTGCGGGTGGCGCCGCGGGCCGAGCCCCGCGCCATCGCGTGGGACGGCACAGCCCTGTGCGTCCTCAACGCCGGCACCGGCACGGTGTCCACAGTGGACCCTGCCAGCGGGAAGGTGGCGGCCACCGTCAAGGTCGGCGACGACCCGATCGGCATCGCCGCCATCCCGGGCCTGCGGTATGCCTTCGTCGCCGAGGGCGACAGCAACACGATCTCCACCGTGGACACCGGATTCGGCGAGATCGGCGCCGCCATCCAGCTGACCGAGAAGCCGGTGGCCGTGGTCGCGCATCCGACCGAGGACCAGATCGTCATCGCGACCACCGCCAAGCTGGTCGTGATGGGCTTCAACTTCGACGTGCTGTCGACCGTCGCGTTGCCGACGCCGCCGACCACGCTGGCCCTCGACCCGACCGGGGCGACCGCCTGGCTGGGCTTTGCCGACAGGACGGTGCGTTCGGTGGCGCTCAGCGGCACGACCGTGTCCGCCCCCGTCACCATGCCCGACGTGGTCACGGACCTGGCCGTCAGTCCGACGGCGGTGTACGCGGTGAGCCCGGGGCGATTGTCCATTGTGGACGTGCCGGGCCGGGCCGTCCGTTCGGCGGACAACGTCGGCCCAGCACCGCGGTCGGTGGTGTACGACGCGACCGCGAATGCGGTGTACCTGTCCGACGCCACCACCGGCGAGGTGCAGGTCCGGACCGCCACCGGCGCGGAAACCCAGCCGCCGCGCCGTGTTCGGCTGGCCGGCCTGGTCAGCGACCTGTTCGTCGTGCAGAACCGCTTGTACGCCACCACTGTCGCCGATCCGGCGCTCGGCGGCACCGACGCCGTCGCCGTGCTCGATCCGACCGCAAACCTGGCGCCGCTGGCGTTCTGGGCGCTGGGAAGCGGTTACGGCGAGCGGCTTGCGGTGTCCGTGCGCACCGGCGCGCAGGCCGTGGCCCGGCTGGACGGCACCACCGGCCACTCCGTGCACCTCATCGCCCAGCAGGCCGGACCGGTGGAGGTGACCGCGCGCTACACCGCCCCCGGTGTGCAGCCCTACACCGCCCGGGTCGTGCTCACGCCGTACCTGCGGCAGCAGGAGAACGTGGCCATTCCCAAGGAGGCCTACGACCTGGTGATGAACGTGCTCAGCGAGTTCCACCCGGTCGGCGTCGAGATCGACACCAGCGAGATCCGCAAGCGGGTGCTCGAACTGAGGGCCGATCTGCTCGACGTGCTGCCGGCCTACACCTTTCCGACCTACCGCCTGCGCGGCCCCCTGCCCGCGCGCACCGCCCAGGAGGACAGCCAGTGA
- a CDS encoding baseplate J/gp47 family protein — protein MTDFGVTADGFVLKGFAEILQEAQQRARDAFGPDVDLSATSALNKILQVTADEDALLWQRLEDTYYSQFVSTATGPSLDQLGEDIGLPRGFLFAHGQVQFTIDNPDPGRTYLLPVGIILTTNETVPVAFRTTEPARLSAQAKTVTVAARAFEPGESGDVDTGEISLIDFDYQDQYLNLGPNTRVTVTNPAPFTGGDARESDTDYRARQLGYPREMWTVQSVRAAVLSVPGVLDVLLSDPLGGPDVSQSYFTLFDFNQRVFAAERRVDQQYDFTVVVAHEIGRPWHTTGVVIGVYDRVLAAVDRVRPMGIHPNIVPADHIEVGLRARVVIEPGIDKQAITAALVRRLANDIGGLRLGDDVLFSQIMAVLVDQPGVLDVQDMRLRRFPPQLGRVVFGAVEFQRDVFEAAVGENLGLGPTEIAVFRLDSGLLDLEVVGR, from the coding sequence ATGACCGATTTCGGGGTCACCGCGGACGGTTTCGTCCTCAAGGGATTCGCCGAGATCCTGCAGGAGGCCCAGCAGCGGGCGCGGGACGCGTTCGGGCCGGACGTCGACCTGTCCGCGACCAGCGCGCTGAACAAGATCCTCCAGGTCACCGCCGACGAGGATGCCCTGCTGTGGCAACGGCTGGAGGACACGTACTACAGCCAGTTCGTGTCCACGGCCACCGGGCCGAGCCTCGACCAGCTCGGTGAGGACATCGGTCTGCCGCGCGGATTCCTGTTCGCGCACGGCCAGGTGCAGTTCACCATCGACAACCCGGATCCGGGCCGCACCTACCTGCTGCCGGTCGGCATCATCCTCACCACCAACGAGACCGTGCCGGTCGCGTTCCGGACCACGGAGCCGGCGCGGCTCAGCGCCCAGGCCAAGACCGTGACGGTGGCGGCGCGGGCGTTCGAGCCGGGCGAGTCGGGCGACGTCGACACCGGCGAGATCAGCCTGATCGACTTCGACTACCAGGACCAGTACCTGAACCTGGGGCCGAACACGAGGGTCACCGTCACCAACCCGGCCCCGTTCACCGGCGGCGACGCGCGGGAGTCGGACACCGACTACCGGGCCCGCCAGCTCGGCTACCCGCGGGAGATGTGGACCGTCCAGAGTGTACGGGCGGCCGTGCTGAGCGTGCCCGGCGTGCTGGACGTGCTGCTGTCGGACCCGCTCGGCGGCCCGGACGTCTCGCAGAGCTACTTCACCCTGTTCGACTTCAACCAGCGGGTCTTCGCCGCCGAGCGCCGTGTGGACCAGCAGTACGACTTCACGGTCGTCGTGGCGCACGAGATCGGCCGGCCGTGGCACACCACCGGCGTCGTCATCGGCGTGTACGACCGGGTGCTGGCCGCGGTGGACCGGGTGCGGCCGATGGGCATCCACCCGAACATCGTGCCCGCCGACCACATCGAGGTCGGCCTGCGCGCCCGGGTGGTCATCGAGCCCGGCATCGACAAGCAGGCGATCACCGCCGCCCTGGTGCGCCGGCTGGCGAACGACATCGGCGGCCTGCGGCTCGGCGACGACGTGCTGTTCTCGCAGATCATGGCCGTGCTGGTGGACCAGCCCGGCGTGCTCGACGTGCAGGACATGCGGCTGCGGCGGTTCCCGCCGCAGCTCGGCCGGGTGGTGTTCGGCGCGGTCGAGTTCCAGCGGGACGTGTTCGAGGCCGCCGTCGGCGAGAACCTCGGTCTCGGCCCCACCGAGATCGCGGTGTTCCGGCTGGACAGCGGCCTGCTGGACCTGGAGGTGGTGGGCCGATGA